One stretch of Arachis hypogaea cultivar Tifrunner chromosome 20, arahy.Tifrunner.gnm2.J5K5, whole genome shotgun sequence DNA includes these proteins:
- the LOC112784919 gene encoding uncharacterized protein, translating to MKNYEDDDADALFATMATTKPQEISQLSEEVCSLSESVSTTTFNEEETRQRVVNRSPARTQKNRSFSGDFAARTVGKSPVRRSEQSPARRNGGSVRLVQSRDQMGNGLSRNQTRRRDAGENSSRRSMSPATRTDNGATRSVVGRSPSKRRGTNQSPARVRQAPAPAVESGDRKMDNPAMEEGKWSSSANNESLENPLVSLECFIFL from the coding sequence ATGAAGAATTACGAGGACGACGATGCTGATGCATTATTTGCAACAATGGCCACCACCAAACCCCAAGAGATCTCCCAACTCTCTGAGGAAGTTTGCAGCTTGAGCGAGAGTGTCTCCACCACAACCTTCAACGAAGAAGAAACGCGCCAAAGGGTAGTAAACAGATCACCCGCCAGAACGCAGAAAAATCGCTCCTTTTCCGGTGACTTCGCCGCCAGGACGGTCGGAAAGTCTCCGGTCAGGAGGTCGGAGCAGTCTCCGGCGAGGAGGAATGGTGGGTCGGTGAGGCTTGTTCAGAGCAGGGACCAAATGGGGAACGGATTATCGAGGAACCAGACTCGCCGCCGTGACGCCGGCGAGAATTCCAGCCGGCGTTCTATGTCTCCGGCAACCCGAACCGACAACGGAGCAACTAGATCTGTCGTGGGTCGGAGCCCATCTAAGAGGAGAGGAACAAATCAGTCCCCTGCAAGGGTGAGGCAGGCCCCTGCACCGGCAGTTGAGAGTGGTGACCGGAAAATGGATAATCCGGCCATGGAGGAGGGAAAGTGGTCATCTTCAGCTAATAATGAGTCTCTGGAAAACCCTCTTGTGTCATTGGAATGCTTCATCTTTCTCTAG